In Labilibaculum sp. DW002, one DNA window encodes the following:
- a CDS encoding glycoside hydrolase family 2 TIM barrel-domain containing protein, producing the protein MMKNSVLIFAISLLLISCKEIHINSISIDGRNILLNDSVYTIKGICYHPVPKGSDKRNFDNLSEDLALMLEAGINTIRVYAPITDVSVLDEIHEAGLKVIIGFGYNQGGHNDILSGTFINYINTYKNHDAILLWELGNEYNYHPEWFGGDMKNWYTALNKAAMQIHQHDPSHPVTTAHGELPDSLAIKMCPNIDVWGMNVYRWDKPGEVFSQWAEISNKPMYLSEAGADSYMTISKNGYKQGENQLAQADATSHILESVFSNQEICSGVTLFAFVDELWKAGNNNSLDTGGWAPNSSGVPYDGAPNEEYWGIVDIERNKKEAFQIVKEKYINLSKSK; encoded by the coding sequence ATGATGAAAAATAGTGTATTGATTTTTGCAATAAGTTTGCTGCTTATTTCATGTAAAGAAATTCATATCAATAGCATTTCAATTGATGGTAGGAATATTTTATTAAACGATTCAGTTTATACAATCAAAGGGATATGCTATCATCCTGTTCCCAAAGGCAGTGATAAAAGAAATTTTGATAATTTGTCTGAAGACTTGGCTTTAATGCTTGAGGCGGGAATAAATACCATTAGGGTTTATGCTCCCATAACAGATGTTTCTGTTCTTGATGAGATACATGAGGCCGGACTAAAAGTAATTATTGGCTTTGGTTACAACCAAGGTGGGCATAATGATATTCTTTCAGGAACCTTTATCAATTACATAAACACCTACAAGAATCATGATGCAATTCTGCTTTGGGAACTTGGCAATGAATATAATTATCATCCCGAGTGGTTTGGTGGTGATATGAAGAATTGGTACACAGCTTTAAACAAGGCTGCAATGCAAATTCATCAGCATGATCCTTCTCACCCTGTTACCACTGCTCATGGAGAATTACCGGATTCACTGGCGATTAAAATGTGTCCAAATATTGATGTGTGGGGGATGAATGTCTATCGGTGGGATAAGCCGGGAGAGGTTTTTTCACAGTGGGCTGAAATAAGTAATAAGCCCATGTATTTGTCCGAAGCGGGAGCAGACAGTTACATGACGATTTCAAAGAACGGCTATAAGCAAGGTGAAAACCAGTTAGCTCAGGCTGATGCTACATCACATATTTTGGAATCTGTTTTTAGCAATCAGGAAATTTGTTCGGGAGTAACTCTTTTTGCTTTTGTTGATGAGCTATGGAAAGCTGGGAATAATAACAGCTTGGATACTGGTGGATGGGCACCTAATAGTAGCGGCGTTCCATATGACGGAGCACCAAATGAAGAATACTGGGGGATTGTTGATATTGAAAGAAATAAGAAAGAGGCGTTTCAAATAGTAAAAGAGAAGTACATCAATTTATCGAAGTCAAAATAG
- a CDS encoding glycoside hydrolase family 30 protein encodes MKNLKHYLSFLFILVLMGCNAKQNELPVDVYETSASGNKLTKITEFSAGNEAVTIQILPDEKYQTITGFGGSFTESSAYLLNQLSPKNRHLILDAYFGSDGAKYSLTRTHINSCDFSLSNYSYAPVAGDMALENFSIKEDQDDIIPMIKAAMELSEDGFKILSSPWTAPPWMKDNKDWKGGKLLPEYYDTWALFFSKYIDAYKSEGIDIWGLTVENEPLGNNSNWESMHYTPEEMVEFVSKHLGPKLKDHSHNVKILGYDQNRDELKEWADIMYKDEESAKYFDGMAIHWYASTYDYMPDVLQYTHDKAPNKLMIQSEACVDAEVPHWNDDAWYWKKEATDWGWDWAPDDQKYLHPKYVPVYRYARDIIGCLNNWVQGWVDWNMVLDTQGGPNWASNWCLAPVIVDPAKDEVYFTPMYYTLAHFSKYIRPGAVRIGFENSDDDLMMTAAQNPDGSIALVILNMKEEAKNMKISLGNRSVDVQINAQALQTVIIPV; translated from the coding sequence ATGAAAAATTTAAAACATTATTTATCCTTTTTATTCATACTTGTTTTAATGGGATGTAACGCAAAGCAAAACGAATTGCCAGTTGATGTATACGAAACATCAGCAAGTGGTAATAAACTCACAAAAATTACTGAATTTTCTGCGGGAAATGAGGCTGTAACGATTCAAATTTTACCTGACGAAAAATATCAGACGATTACAGGTTTTGGTGGGTCTTTTACGGAATCATCGGCCTATTTGCTTAATCAGCTTAGTCCGAAAAATCGTCATTTGATTTTAGACGCATACTTTGGTTCTGATGGAGCGAAATATTCGTTAACTCGAACGCATATTAATTCATGTGATTTTTCATTGAGCAACTATTCTTACGCTCCTGTAGCAGGAGATATGGCTTTGGAGAACTTTTCAATTAAAGAAGATCAAGATGATATCATTCCAATGATTAAGGCTGCAATGGAACTATCAGAAGATGGATTCAAAATTCTTTCTTCCCCATGGACAGCACCACCTTGGATGAAGGATAACAAGGATTGGAAAGGTGGTAAATTATTACCTGAATACTACGATACCTGGGCGCTATTTTTCTCAAAATATATTGATGCCTATAAAAGCGAAGGAATTGATATTTGGGGATTAACTGTAGAGAATGAGCCTTTGGGAAATAACAGCAACTGGGAGAGTATGCATTATACACCAGAAGAAATGGTAGAATTTGTAAGCAAGCATCTGGGACCAAAATTAAAAGATCACAGTCATAATGTTAAGATTTTAGGATACGATCAGAACAGAGATGAGCTTAAAGAGTGGGCAGATATCATGTATAAAGATGAAGAATCAGCAAAATATTTTGATGGAATGGCGATCCACTGGTATGCCAGTACTTACGATTATATGCCTGATGTCTTACAATATACGCATGATAAAGCACCGAATAAGCTAATGATTCAGTCGGAAGCCTGTGTTGATGCAGAAGTGCCACATTGGAATGATGATGCCTGGTATTGGAAGAAAGAAGCTACCGATTGGGGCTGGGATTGGGCACCGGATGATCAGAAATATCTTCATCCGAAATATGTACCGGTATATCGTTATGCACGAGATATTATTGGTTGTTTAAACAACTGGGTACAAGGATGGGTAGATTGGAATATGGTTTTGGATACACAAGGTGGACCCAATTGGGCCAGTAACTGGTGTTTGGCACCTGTAATTGTTGATCCTGCAAAAGATGAGGTGTATTTTACCCCAATGTATTATACTTTGGCTCATTTTAGCAAATACATCAGACCAGGTGCTGTTCGTATTGGCTTTGAGAATTCAGATGATGATTTGATGATGACAGCGGCACAAAATCCTGATGGATCTATAGCTCTTGTTATTTTGAATATGAAAGAAGAAGCTAAAAACATGAAGATTTCCTTAGGAAATCGTTCCGTTGATGTGCAGATTAATGCTCAGGCATTACAAACTGTAATTATTCCTGTTTAA
- a CDS encoding glycoside hydrolase family 5 protein, with product MKSKIWIFFILLLLSASCQKAEKKFVYVDGENIYSENGDLLHLKGVNLGNWLLPEGYMFKLKDCNSPRKIDQSIRELIGDSATTAFWDSFLDNYITEADIKWLSEVGVNIIRLPFDYRLLTHDDFLGKDMHGYKYLDKAISWCEKYNIYVLLDMHAAPGGQTGDNIDNSDGYPWLMVDEGMQQKVSDIWQEIAKRYADNNTIIGYNLLNEPIPQYFDDDHLKPYLEPLYKKITKAIREVDGKHIIFLGGAVWETDFSVFSEPFDDQLVYTFHKYWMPPEKKEIQQYIDFRDKYKVPLLMGESGENEDVWVKNFRVLLDENEIHWTFWPYKKMDNTRGPMNFEEPSGYDNFITYAESDRSSFAKIRTLKDSIGGIKQKEMVALLKRYVENSKFENCYPNEGYCKALGFFD from the coding sequence ATGAAATCAAAAATCTGGATATTCTTCATTTTACTATTGCTGTCTGCATCTTGTCAGAAGGCAGAGAAAAAGTTTGTTTATGTGGATGGTGAAAATATTTACTCGGAAAACGGTGATCTATTGCATCTAAAAGGCGTGAATTTGGGAAATTGGTTGTTACCCGAGGGTTATATGTTCAAATTGAAAGATTGTAACTCGCCACGCAAAATAGATCAAAGCATACGCGAATTGATAGGGGATAGTGCTACTACCGCTTTTTGGGACTCTTTTTTGGATAATTACATCACCGAGGCCGATATAAAATGGTTATCGGAGGTCGGAGTAAATATCATCCGTTTACCATTCGATTATCGCTTATTGACTCATGATGATTTTTTGGGAAAAGATATGCATGGTTATAAATATTTGGACAAAGCCATTAGCTGGTGTGAGAAATACAATATTTATGTATTACTAGATATGCATGCTGCTCCAGGAGGTCAAACTGGTGATAATATAGACAATAGTGATGGCTATCCTTGGTTAATGGTAGATGAAGGGATGCAACAAAAGGTTTCTGATATTTGGCAGGAAATAGCAAAGAGGTATGCCGATAATAATACAATAATTGGTTATAACCTTTTGAACGAGCCCATTCCACAATATTTTGATGATGATCATTTAAAACCATATTTAGAGCCGCTTTATAAAAAGATTACCAAAGCAATAAGAGAGGTGGATGGTAAGCATATCATATTTCTAGGAGGGGCTGTTTGGGAGACGGATTTTTCTGTGTTTTCTGAACCGTTTGATGATCAATTAGTTTATACATTTCATAAATATTGGATGCCTCCTGAGAAAAAGGAAATACAGCAATATATAGACTTTAGAGATAAATATAAAGTGCCTTTGCTGATGGGAGAAAGTGGTGAGAATGAGGATGTATGGGTGAAGAATTTTAGAGTATTATTAGATGAGAATGAAATTCATTGGACCTTTTGGCCATACAAAAAAATGGATAACACACGTGGGCCAATGAACTTTGAGGAACCTAGTGGTTATGACAATTTTATAACATACGCCGAAAGTGATAGAAGTTCATTTGCTAAAATAAGGACTCTGAAAGATAGTATTGGTGGAATAAAACAGAAAGAAATGGTGGCCTTGTTAAAACGGTATGTAGAAAATAGCAAGTTTGAAAATTGTTATCCGAATGAGGGCTATTGCAAGGCCTTAGGATTTTTTGATTAA
- a CDS encoding MFS transporter, translating to MTHSKTAKEDIVPFGQKLAFGSGHLANQLFPAALGVFMVVLVMSLNMNPVLAGILGALPRLLDALTDPIMGFISDNTKSKWGRRKPYILLGSMITGIAFMALWQLHPENSEMYNFFYFLILSVIFFLSFTIYSTPFIGLGYEMTPDYNERTRLMAVGQFFGQMAWVIAPWFWVIIYDPTIFESAPEGARILSIWVGAICMVLGILPALFNKEMILPENSKQANLSMKELAVNTKEFIRGIKLTIQNKPFMKLCGATFFIFNGFQTIAQFAMFIIVYYLFDGDKVGAGYWPAMFGTVSAMATAFLVIPIVTKISEKLGKKNAFVIATLISMIGYALKWWGFNPANPWLMFIPLPLISFGIGGLFTLMMSMTADVCDLDELNNGTRREGMFGAVYWLMVKLGTALALLTSGIVLQAVGFNQSIDHQSVETLTNLRIADIVIPIVTAGMAILLVWKYDITESRALEIRAALIARRGKAKHEGNEIGHNKVVVEIVPDKK from the coding sequence ATGACACATTCTAAAACTGCAAAGGAAGATATTGTCCCTTTTGGGCAAAAGCTGGCATTTGGATCAGGACACTTGGCTAATCAGTTATTTCCTGCTGCACTTGGTGTGTTTATGGTTGTTTTGGTTATGTCCTTAAATATGAATCCAGTTTTGGCTGGAATTTTGGGTGCTTTGCCCCGATTGTTAGATGCATTAACAGATCCTATAATGGGCTTCATTTCAGATAATACCAAATCAAAATGGGGGCGAAGAAAACCTTATATTCTTTTGGGAAGTATGATTACCGGTATTGCTTTTATGGCATTATGGCAATTACACCCAGAGAATTCTGAAATGTATAATTTCTTTTACTTTTTAATCCTATCAGTAATTTTCTTCCTGTCGTTTACTATTTACTCTACACCATTTATTGGATTGGGATACGAAATGACACCGGATTACAATGAACGAACCAGATTAATGGCAGTTGGTCAGTTTTTTGGACAGATGGCATGGGTGATTGCTCCATGGTTTTGGGTGATTATATACGATCCTACCATTTTTGAGTCAGCACCCGAAGGAGCACGCATTTTGTCGATTTGGGTAGGAGCTATTTGTATGGTATTAGGAATTTTACCAGCTTTATTTAATAAAGAAATGATATTGCCAGAAAATAGCAAACAGGCCAATTTATCGATGAAAGAATTGGCTGTGAATACAAAGGAATTCATAAGAGGGATCAAATTAACCATTCAAAATAAACCCTTTATGAAACTTTGTGGCGCAACATTTTTCATATTTAATGGATTTCAAACAATCGCACAGTTTGCCATGTTTATTATCGTTTACTATCTGTTTGATGGAGATAAGGTTGGCGCAGGATACTGGCCCGCAATGTTTGGAACTGTAAGTGCTATGGCAACAGCTTTTCTGGTGATTCCTATTGTAACCAAAATATCAGAAAAATTAGGTAAGAAAAATGCCTTTGTTATAGCAACACTTATTTCGATGATTGGGTATGCTTTAAAGTGGTGGGGATTTAATCCTGCTAACCCGTGGTTAATGTTTATACCATTGCCATTAATCTCATTCGGTATAGGCGGTTTGTTTACCCTAATGATGTCGATGACTGCAGATGTTTGTGATTTAGATGAATTGAATAATGGAACACGCCGTGAGGGAATGTTTGGAGCCGTGTATTGGTTGATGGTGAAATTGGGAACTGCCCTTGCATTGCTTACAAGTGGAATTGTTTTGCAAGCCGTTGGGTTTAATCAATCAATCGATCATCAAAGTGTCGAAACCTTAACTAATCTGCGAATTGCTGATATCGTAATTCCAATTGTTACTGCAGGAATGGCTATTCTATTGGTCTGGAAATATGATATTACTGAAAGTAGAGCATTGGAAATTCGAGCAGCATTAATTGCACGTCGAGGTAAGGCAAAGCATGAAGGTAATGAGATCGGTCATAATAAAGTTGTAGTCGAGATTGTACCTGATAAAAAATGA
- a CDS encoding glycosyl hydrolase family 17 protein — MNKNKKSQKDSEVNKSEKIEIKQTEKDLLNGTFKAVCYSGFRTGQHPDRGEGAINPTDEQVLEDLKIISQDSLFNLIRLYDSGENSEAVLRIIKENKLDIKVMLGIWLKAELSAHETCEWLTEPIRQEVLDKNSIANQEEIQKGILLANQYSDIIVAVNVGNEALVEWNDHKVDTDSIITYVQKVQKAIKQPVTVADNYDWWALNGKKLAKAVDFISIHVYPVWEGKDIDEAMSYTIENVQKVRNALPNSKIVITEAGWATVASEFGERASEEKQEQYYNDLMRWSADVNITTFFFEAFDEDWKGETANPLGAEKHWGLFTVDRKPKKVMVKYFDN; from the coding sequence ATGAACAAAAATAAAAAATCACAAAAGGATAGTGAAGTGAATAAATCGGAAAAAATTGAAATTAAGCAAACAGAAAAAGATTTGTTAAATGGCACCTTTAAAGCAGTTTGTTATTCAGGCTTTAGAACGGGACAGCATCCAGACAGAGGTGAAGGTGCTATAAATCCTACAGATGAGCAGGTTCTTGAAGATTTGAAGATTATTTCTCAGGATTCACTTTTCAATTTGATTCGTCTTTACGATTCTGGTGAAAATTCAGAGGCCGTATTGCGAATAATCAAAGAAAATAAGCTTGATATCAAAGTAATGCTGGGCATTTGGTTAAAAGCAGAATTAAGTGCTCATGAAACTTGTGAATGGTTAACTGAACCTATTAGACAAGAAGTTCTTGATAAGAATAGTATAGCAAATCAGGAAGAAATTCAGAAAGGAATTCTCTTAGCAAATCAATATTCAGATATAATTGTTGCTGTTAATGTTGGTAATGAAGCATTAGTTGAATGGAATGACCACAAGGTAGATACAGATTCTATTATTACCTATGTTCAGAAAGTTCAGAAGGCAATTAAACAACCAGTTACCGTTGCTGATAATTATGACTGGTGGGCCTTAAATGGTAAAAAACTTGCCAAAGCTGTGGATTTTATCTCTATCCATGTCTATCCGGTTTGGGAAGGAAAAGATATTGATGAAGCCATGTCTTACACAATAGAAAATGTACAAAAAGTGCGTAATGCTTTACCCAATAGTAAAATAGTGATTACTGAAGCCGGTTGGGCCACTGTTGCTTCAGAATTTGGAGAGCGCGCAAGTGAAGAAAAGCAAGAACAATATTATAACGATTTGATGAGATGGTCTGCTGATGTGAATATAACTACTTTCTTTTTTGAAGCCTTTGATGAGGATTGGAAAGGAGAAACAGCCAATCCTTTAGGAGCTGAAAAACACTGGGGATTATTTACAGTCGACCGTAAACCCAAAAAAGTGATGGTAAAATACTTTGATAATTAA
- a CDS encoding glycoside hydrolase family 2 TIM barrel-domain containing protein — MKIKEQLNIEPGKAICYSGFREGQSPESGIFPSYEQIKEDLLILHGHWKYLRLYDCDKHTDIVLEVIQNENLDFKVMLGAYIGAEMNNFGCPWGGFYSEEELAENKAKNLNQIKKLIQLANEYPDIIFSLSAGNEALVHWTDHYVPIQDVIKYVRLIKMGTKQPVTFCENYVPWQEKLHELVEEVDFISIHTYPVWEYKNIHEALEYTKQNYYSVADRYPHKPVVITEAGWATNSNGRGIDPHNVSEDLQAIYFEDLMSWTDEEEILTFYFEAFDESWKGSNEPLEPEKHWGLFTIDRKPKQVMQELFATKK, encoded by the coding sequence ATGAAGATCAAAGAACAATTAAATATAGAACCTGGAAAAGCGATTTGTTATTCAGGTTTCAGAGAGGGACAAAGCCCTGAATCAGGTATATTTCCAAGCTACGAACAAATAAAGGAGGATCTTTTAATTCTTCATGGCCATTGGAAATACTTGCGTTTGTACGACTGTGATAAGCATACGGATATTGTTTTGGAAGTAATTCAAAATGAAAATCTGGATTTTAAGGTTATGCTTGGAGCTTACATTGGGGCTGAGATGAATAATTTTGGCTGCCCATGGGGAGGTTTTTATTCTGAAGAGGAATTGGCTGAAAACAAGGCGAAGAACCTTAACCAAATTAAGAAGCTGATTCAATTGGCAAATGAATACCCTGATATTATTTTTTCCTTATCTGCAGGAAATGAAGCTTTGGTGCATTGGACAGATCATTACGTACCGATTCAAGATGTAATTAAGTATGTGAGGCTAATTAAAATGGGAACCAAACAGCCTGTTACATTTTGCGAGAACTACGTGCCATGGCAGGAAAAATTACACGAGTTGGTGGAAGAAGTTGATTTCATCTCGATACATACCTATCCGGTTTGGGAATATAAAAATATTCATGAGGCTTTAGAATACACCAAGCAGAATTACTATAGCGTTGCTGACAGGTACCCTCACAAACCAGTTGTGATTACTGAGGCTGGATGGGCAACAAATTCTAATGGTAGAGGGATTGATCCTCATAATGTGAGTGAAGATTTACAGGCGATTTATTTTGAAGACCTAATGAGTTGGACAGATGAGGAAGAGATTCTTACTTTTTATTTCGAAGCTTTCGATGAGTCTTGGAAAGGATCAAATGAACCCTTGGAGCCTGAAAAACACTGGGGGCTGTTTACCATTGATAGGAAGCCAAAGCAAGTGATGCAAGAATTATTTGCTACCAAGAAGTAA
- a CDS encoding glycosyl hydrolase family 17 protein codes for MSVRSEYLMSLAGSDFSNKTKAELLALYNQMLNDGMHGLCFSPYLDGQEPGTEISEEQIRRRIDIIKPHTQWVRSFSCTEGNELIPKIAKQNGMKTMVGAWLGKYKSINELEIEGLIKVAKAGDADIVAVGNEVLYREDLTEDELLDYIYRVKKALPGIQVGYVDAYYEFGNRPRITEACDLILANCYPFWEGCSLEHSYLYMKDMYNRALRAGNGKKVIITETGWPNVGEKFHGAEPSEENALKYFINTQLWSKKEDIDIFYFSSFDETWKTDDEGDVGAYWGIWDKDEKPKFKPSVELQSQAKHTHQ; via the coding sequence ATGTCTGTACGCAGTGAATATTTAATGTCCCTAGCTGGTAGTGATTTTTCTAACAAAACAAAGGCTGAACTATTAGCTCTTTATAATCAAATGTTGAATGATGGGATGCATGGACTATGTTTCAGCCCTTATCTCGATGGACAGGAGCCCGGCACAGAAATAAGCGAAGAACAAATCAGAAGACGAATCGATATTATTAAACCGCATACCCAATGGGTGAGATCATTTTCATGCACCGAAGGAAATGAGTTAATCCCTAAAATTGCCAAACAGAATGGTATGAAAACCATGGTTGGAGCCTGGTTGGGCAAATACAAAAGTATTAATGAGCTGGAAATAGAGGGGCTTATTAAGGTCGCGAAAGCTGGTGATGCTGATATTGTTGCCGTAGGTAATGAGGTGTTATACCGTGAAGACTTAACTGAAGATGAACTTTTGGACTATATCTACAGGGTGAAAAAAGCGCTTCCAGGGATTCAGGTTGGCTACGTTGATGCCTATTATGAATTTGGCAATCGTCCAAGAATTACTGAAGCTTGTGACCTAATATTGGCGAATTGCTATCCCTTTTGGGAAGGTTGCAGTTTGGAACACTCTTATCTTTATATGAAGGATATGTACAATCGTGCACTTAGAGCTGGTAATGGGAAAAAAGTAATCATCACAGAGACTGGCTGGCCTAATGTTGGCGAAAAATTTCATGGTGCTGAGCCTTCTGAAGAAAATGCTCTTAAATATTTTATCAATACACAATTATGGTCTAAGAAAGAGGATATTGATATTTTCTACTTTTCATCTTTCGATGAGACCTGGAAAACCGACGACGAGGGTGATGTTGGAGCCTATTGGGGAATTTGGGATAAGGATGAGAAACCAAAATTTAAACCATCAGTTGAATTACAATCACAAGCTAAGCACACACATCAGTAA
- a CDS encoding sugar porter family MFS transporter gives MNLRYTVFVSFIVALGGFLMGFDASVISGVVKFIEPQFDLTKIQLGWAVSCLTLTATLAMLMAGPLSDKLGRRAVLKYAAALYFISAIGSAIAPSFWFLVLARMVGGFGVGASLIIAPMYIAEIAPPKMRGRMVSLNQLNIVLGISVAFFTNYMILQLGKSNAGWAEVLQFKNYNWRWMLGLEALPAIIYFIFLFFVPRSPRWLAMNGLDDEALQVMEKSLAAEEAKIQLQSITQSIKVSPQKEKTSLKELFKPSMKLVLLIGIVIAVTQQITGINSVFFYAPMIFEQTGIGTDASFSQAILVGLINLVFTLFAIWLVDRIGRKPLLIFGLTGIAISMFILSAGFGKATYQLTEKDIQECESFAGSENFSSMQNIVFYSDLDFNQALKNNISDKAFKEHQTDFISKAISINPWLVLIGILGFVASFAISIGPVMWVLFSELFPNRIRGLAISFVGLINSGVSFLVQLVFPWEQMNFGNATTFLIYGIFGAIGLVFVFFMLPETKGKSLEELELILVKE, from the coding sequence ATGAATTTAAGATATACAGTTTTTGTATCGTTTATAGTGGCATTGGGAGGTTTCTTAATGGGATTCGATGCGTCGGTTATATCGGGTGTTGTGAAATTTATTGAACCTCAATTTGATTTGACAAAAATTCAATTGGGCTGGGCTGTTAGCTGTCTAACACTAACCGCGACTTTGGCCATGCTTATGGCTGGTCCCTTAAGTGATAAATTAGGCAGAAGAGCGGTTCTTAAATATGCCGCAGCACTCTATTTTATTTCTGCAATAGGATCAGCGATAGCTCCCAGCTTTTGGTTTTTAGTTCTGGCCAGAATGGTCGGAGGGTTTGGTGTTGGAGCATCGCTGATTATTGCTCCTATGTACATTGCTGAAATTGCTCCTCCAAAGATGAGGGGAAGGATGGTTTCTTTAAATCAATTGAATATTGTGCTAGGGATATCCGTCGCTTTTTTTACCAATTACATGATTTTACAATTGGGTAAATCCAATGCAGGCTGGGCTGAAGTATTACAGTTTAAAAATTACAATTGGCGTTGGATGTTAGGACTGGAAGCCTTACCTGCAATCATATATTTTATATTTCTGTTTTTTGTTCCACGCAGCCCAAGATGGTTAGCGATGAATGGCTTGGATGATGAAGCATTACAGGTGATGGAGAAGTCATTGGCAGCTGAAGAAGCAAAAATTCAATTACAATCGATCACTCAAAGTATAAAAGTATCTCCACAAAAGGAGAAAACTTCACTAAAAGAATTGTTTAAGCCTTCCATGAAACTCGTATTGTTGATTGGAATTGTCATCGCTGTCACTCAGCAGATTACCGGAATCAATTCAGTGTTCTTTTATGCACCTATGATCTTTGAACAGACTGGAATTGGAACTGACGCCTCATTTTCGCAGGCCATTCTAGTTGGGCTTATCAATCTTGTATTTACACTTTTTGCTATTTGGTTGGTCGATCGTATTGGAAGAAAACCACTTTTGATTTTTGGCTTAACGGGTATTGCAATTTCAATGTTTATCCTTTCTGCTGGATTTGGCAAAGCAACTTATCAATTGACAGAAAAAGATATTCAGGAATGCGAGTCATTTGCAGGTTCAGAGAATTTTTCATCAATGCAAAATATCGTTTTCTATAGCGATTTGGATTTTAATCAGGCATTAAAAAATAATATAAGCGATAAGGCTTTTAAAGAGCATCAAACAGATTTTATCTCGAAAGCAATTAGCATTAACCCATGGTTAGTCTTAATTGGGATTCTTGGCTTTGTTGCCTCTTTCGCTATTTCTATCGGACCCGTTATGTGGGTCTTGTTTTCAGAGCTATTTCCAAACCGAATTCGGGGACTGGCGATTTCCTTTGTTGGTTTGATCAATTCAGGAGTAAGCTTCCTCGTTCAACTTGTGTTTCCATGGGAACAGATGAATTTTGGGAATGCAACAACCTTTCTCATTTATGGAATCTTTGGAGCAATAGGACTCGTGTTTGTCTTTTTTATGCTACCTGAAACGAAAGGAAAATCTTTGGAAGAATTAGAATTGATACTTGTAAAAGAATAG
- a CDS encoding glycoside hydrolase family 16 protein, translating to MLLKHTIILSGVLFLLSSCNWKKSETNSEKAEDSQKDTYELVWSDEFDYTGLPDSTLWIYDTEGNADGWGNNEDQYYTNAKKENAWVEGGFLNIIALKEQKDGKEYTSARLNSKTSWLHGKIEVRAKLPKGRGTWSAIWMMPDGWTYNDGNWPNIGEIDIMEHVGHNLGTIHASAHSADYQWQTGTQQTDTIHISDVAEKFHSYICEWTPDVMRAYVDDKLYFEYKNEGLGKSKWPYVKPFYLILNVAVGGAWGNVQGIDEDAFPQSMQVDYVRIYQKK from the coding sequence ATGCTACTAAAACATACAATCATATTATCTGGAGTTTTATTCCTTTTGTCAAGCTGCAATTGGAAAAAATCAGAAACCAATTCAGAAAAGGCCGAAGACTCTCAAAAGGATACTTATGAATTGGTTTGGAGCGATGAGTTTGATTATACGGGTTTACCCGATTCAACCCTATGGATTTACGATACCGAAGGTAATGCTGACGGATGGGGTAATAATGAAGATCAATATTATACCAACGCCAAAAAAGAAAATGCCTGGGTTGAAGGTGGATTCCTAAATATCATTGCCTTAAAAGAGCAAAAAGATGGAAAAGAATATACTTCGGCACGCTTAAATTCAAAAACAAGTTGGCTACATGGAAAAATAGAAGTGCGAGCTAAACTTCCAAAGGGAAGAGGAACTTGGTCTGCCATATGGATGATGCCAGATGGCTGGACCTATAATGATGGGAATTGGCCAAATATTGGTGAAATCGACATTATGGAACATGTGGGACACAACTTAGGAACCATTCATGCTTCGGCTCACTCAGCAGATTATCAGTGGCAGACTGGGACACAGCAAACTGACACAATACATATATCTGATGTGGCTGAAAAATTTCATTCCTATATATGTGAATGGACGCCAGATGTTATGAGGGCTTATGTCGATGACAAACTTTATTTTGAGTATAAAAATGAAGGTCTGGGCAAATCAAAATGGCCATATGTCAAACCATTCTATCTGATTCTTAATGTAGCTGTAGGTGGCGCTTGGGGCAATGTACAAGGGATTGATGAAGATGCATTCCCTCAAAGTATGCAAGTTGACTATGTCAGAATATATCAGAAAAAATAA